Proteins encoded together in one Anaerolineales bacterium window:
- a CDS encoding response regulator transcription factor, translated as MGAKILVVDDEPQLVRVVRSYLEKAGFQVSAAYRGDEGLQAFHAENPDLVILDLNLPGMDGLDVAREIRRQGQTPILMLTARVEETDRLVGLELGADDYVTKPFSPREVVARVRAILRRARGGADSAEVIRIADLEIDRNRHTVRRGDRALELTPTEFSLLSAMAARPGRVFTRMQLLEAGQGAAYEGYERTIDVHIKNLRAKIEPDPKHPVRILTVFGIGYKFAEA; from the coding sequence ATGGGCGCCAAAATCCTAGTTGTGGACGATGAACCTCAGCTCGTGCGCGTGGTCCGCTCCTACCTGGAAAAAGCGGGGTTCCAGGTTTCCGCCGCCTATCGCGGCGATGAAGGATTGCAGGCCTTCCATGCCGAGAATCCGGATCTGGTGATCCTGGACCTGAACCTGCCGGGGATGGACGGGCTCGATGTAGCCCGCGAAATTCGCCGCCAGGGGCAGACGCCGATCCTGATGCTGACCGCCCGGGTGGAGGAAACCGACCGGCTGGTGGGGCTCGAGCTGGGCGCGGACGACTACGTCACCAAGCCGTTTTCGCCGCGCGAGGTGGTGGCGCGGGTGCGGGCTATTTTGCGCCGCGCCCGGGGCGGGGCGGATTCAGCCGAAGTGATCCGCATCGCCGATCTGGAAATCGATCGGAACCGCCACACGGTCCGGCGCGGGGATCGGGCGCTGGAACTGACCCCCACCGAGTTCAGCCTGCTCTCGGCGATGGCCGCCCGGCCGGGAAGGGTGTTCACCCGCATGCAGCTGCTCGAAGCGGGCCAGGGCGCCGCTTACGAGGGGTATGAACGCACGATCGACGTCCACATAAAGAACCTGCGGGCAAAAATCGAACCGGACCCGAAGCATCCCGTCCGGATCCTGACCGTGTTCGGGATCGGCTACAAATTCGCCGAAGCCTGA